A single Dreissena polymorpha isolate Duluth1 chromosome 14, UMN_Dpol_1.0, whole genome shotgun sequence DNA region contains:
- the LOC127857862 gene encoding calmodulin-like, whose translation MTAEQKAEWGEDFNAIKDVDGFIRIQDLIVLFQQKGSNPTPSDEEDFRKMVDKDEDGKINLEEYMMLRQGALDMRFTQVDPTNDLIDALKEFDTNGDGTISKDELRGLLSGYDDKELEDLISAADQNGDGKLSISELAALMTAMNG comes from the exons ATGACAGCAGAACAAAAAGCAG AGTGGGGGGAAGACTTTAACGCAATAAAGGACGTGGATGGTTTTATTCGGATCCAGGACCTCATTGT TTTGTTCCAACAGAAAGGGTCAAATCCAACACCAAGTGATGAAGAGGATTTTCGGAAAATGGTCGATAAAGACG AGGACGGCAAAATAAATTTGGAAGAATACATGATGCTACGGCAAGGGGCGTTGGATATGCGCTTTACACAGGTTGATCCAACAAATGACTTAATAGATGCGTTAAAAG AGTTCGACACCAATGGAGACGGAACCATCTCTAAGGACGAGTTGAGAGGCTTACTCTCCGGCTACGACGATAAGGAGCTGGAAGACCTTATTTCTGCTGCAGATCAGAACGGGGATGGAAAACTGTCCATATCAG aacTAGCTGCTCTAATGACCGCAATGAATGGGTGA